The genome window CGACACTTGCGCGAAAAACGCCGTCGAAACACCCTGTCCGGTTAGTTTCCATGGTCCAGCTTGGATCGATTGCAAAACCCAAGTCGTAGAAGGTATAAACAAGCCGGCTCGACATCAGCTGAATCGGACACCAGTAGTTGTTGGCATGAATGATGTCCGGCATTCCCAGCTGGGTCTCTACATCGGGGTTAGCCCAGAAAACCGAAGCAATTTCCCTTGTTATATGCCGCGGGCCGTAATGGACATTGTTCCCTGCATATGGGGATCGAACCGGCATTAATGCGTCAAAGTAGAAATCACCAAAACTGGGGAAAAGCGAATAGCGATACTCCGGCGCATGCACAAGCATGGCTTGAAGCATCGCGTGAGCATAATATCCGCAGCCGGCTTTTCCGGAACCGGTTTGAGATACATCAAAACCTATATGCATATTTTTCAAAGAATAGTGCGCGTAGCAGCCTTATTCCGCAGTCTGCGCATTCAGCCTCCTGCCGGATATTAACTACGTTTTTACGGACGAGCTATATTAATGTTTTCCGAAGAAGTGCGGCACTTAGAGTTTAAATTCCGCGTCTACCGCATCGCGGTAAAACATTTTGACCGTATCGAGCGAGAACTCATCCAGGTCATAGCCGACCAAAGACAATTTTTTAAGAATATCGTTTGTTACGGTGATCACCTGACAGCCAACCTGATCCGCCTGAAAAATGTTCAGCAACTCGCGCGGACTGGCCCATATCAGTTCCGCTAGCGGATTTATCTTCAGCAACTCCACCGCAGCCGCCATTAAAGGCACCGGGTCGCGCCCGGTGTCGGCGATACGTCCGGCGAATACCGATACGTAACTGGGGACTTCCGGATCCAGCGCAGCAACCACATCGCGCACCTGAGACAGCGTCATCAGTGCGGTTACATTTAATTTGATTTTTTTCGCGGCCAGTTTTTTCACGAGCGCATAACTGGTTTCCCGGCAGGTATTGGTCACCGGTATCTTGACGTAAACATTATCGCCCCAGCCTGCAATTTCCATTGCCTGACGCTCCATTTCAGAGAAGTCGTCAGAAAAAACCTCAAAAGACAGCGGCTTATCTTTTATAGAGCCAAGTATCGATTTGCAGAAAGCCCGATAATCGGTGATGCCGGCCTTTTTCATCAGCGTCGGATTGGTTGTCAATCCCTTGATGTAAGACTTGGCGTACATCTCAAGCATGCCCGCCTCGTCAGCACCATCGGCGAAAATCTTCACACTCAGTTCTTCAATTTTTTTCACTACATTTCTCCGGGAATACGACAAATGATTTGTGCAATCGCGCCTAATGACCTCGAACGGAAATCGGCATCTTCGGGCTGTTCCTCATCGTAGCCATATTCGTAAAAGATGCTTTTTGCAACAGCCGCGCTGTATTACTTGACAGCCGATTCCCATTTCGTCTGGTTCGCCTTGAGTTTGGGATGCGAAACAAGCAGATGCCATACCACCGCCTGAAACGCTTCCGAGTGCGGCGTGATGTTATCGATATTCACCGTCGGCACGATGACGCAAGCATCGGCCACCTGCCCGGTGTATCCTCCGTCGCGGCCCACTACGCCCGTTACTTTGGCGCCCACGGATTTGGCGTATTTCAGCGCCTCCACCAGATTCGGGCTGATATTTTTTTCCAGATTCCCGCCGCCCACGGAAAGTATAAACAGCGCGTCTTTCGCCGTCAGCTTGCTTATTTTCAGCCATTCGACAAAAATCGTGGCCCAGCCCTCATCATTGGTCCGCGCCGTCAGCTCCGATACGTTATCAGTCGGCGCATAGGATTCGATCCCGACTATCTTGCGAAAGTCATTCACCGCATGGGAACAATTGCCGGCACTGCCGCCAACGCCCAGAAAGAAAATCCGCCCGCCATCGATTTTAACCACGGCCAGCAGATCGGCCACTTTTTCAATAGCGTCTGCGTCGATTTTTTGAATAATCTCAACGGCCTCGTTCAAATGCTGCTGTGCGTAGCTCATGCTTCACCCTTCTCTAAAAAATAGGTTTCTGTTTCTTTCAGGCCGTTATGCGAGCCTATTTCGTAAAAACGCTCATGTACCTCGTAACCGGCAAGCTGTCCATCAAGCGAAAGCGCGTGGTAGACCTCAGCCAGATCGAACGCCTGCCCGTCGGGGTAGCTGTCCAGCACCTTACCGGCAAGCACCCCCAAGCCATAATCGATGTAAGCCATGTCCGGTTTCGGAGCGTGCTTATTGTATTCCACCAGCTCGCCTTCGCGGTACAGAACGTTGCTTTTATCCCAGCGATCTCCATTTTCAAGCACCGTCATCAATGCGGTTTTGTTGCTTGCGAAAAACGCTTGCTCAATGGGAGCAAACGCTACCGGCAGAAACGAATCGCCGTACAACACAAAAAAACGCTCGCCAAGTAAAGGCAGGGCCTGCTTCAGCGCGCCTCCGGTTCCGAGCAGGACAGGTCCGTCCGGTGAGTAAGTAATGTCCAGGCCGAATTTAGAGCCGTCCCCGACGATCGCCTGTATCATTTCGCCCAGGTAGCCTATGCACAATACAATACGCTGCAGTCCCTGGGCGCGAAGATAACGCAACTGCCTGATGATAAACGGCTCTCCCGCCACATCCACCAAGGCTTTGGGAATTGTTTCGGTAATCGGGCGCAAGCGGGTCGCCAGTCCGCCGGCAAGGATGGCTACCGGCAGCATCAGGATGACATCACTACTTTGGCGCCCTCGAAATCGAAGCGAAAACGCACCTCCTCCAATCCCGCCCCCGCCATGGCGTGGCGCAATTTATTCCGGTCGTGCGCCAGGAACATCAGGAATCCGCCACCGCCCGCTCCGACTAGTTTACCGCCTACGGCGCCGTTTTTCATACCCAAATCATACCAATCGTCAATTTTGGGATTGCTCATCCCACCCGACCGGCGTTTCTTATGCTCCCAATGCTCGTGCATCAGCTCGCCGAACAGCCCGGTATTCCCGGACTCCAAGGCTTCCTTGCTGCGATATCCCAGATCTTTTACATAATGCAGATTGTTTAGCATATCGCTATCGTTCTTTTGAGAGCGCACCTGCTGATCTTTCAATATTCCGCTGGCGCTACGTGAAAAACCGGTGAAAAACAACAACAGGTTGTCCTCGAGATCAAACATGGTGTCCATGTTTATCCCCAAGGGTACGGCAGTCACTTTGTCGTCTTTATGAAAGGTAAAACAGGTAACACCACCCACTGCGGCGATATACTGATCCTGTTTGCCGATCGGTTCGCCAAGTCGGTCTATTTCAATATGGCATGCCAGTTCCGCCAGCTCTTCCTGATGCAGGTGGCGCTTGCGGTGAGTGTATAACGCCTTCAGCAGCGCGGTGGTAAAACTCCCCGAAGACCCCAGGCCGGTACCCGCGGGTATATCCGCCAGAGTGGTTATTTCCACTTGCGGCGTTTTAAAACCCAGCATATGCAGGGCTTCACGAATGATGGGGTGTTTCACGTCGCTTATTTGCTCGACGTGCTCGAGCTGCGAATACTTCAGATAAACGCCTTCCGTGAACGGCCTCATTACATTGACATAG of Candidatus Methylospira mobilis contains these proteins:
- a CDS encoding transaldolase is translated as MKKIEELSVKIFADGADEAGMLEMYAKSYIKGLTTNPTLMKKAGITDYRAFCKSILGSIKDKPLSFEVFSDDFSEMERQAMEIAGWGDNVYVKIPVTNTCRETSYALVKKLAAKKIKLNVTALMTLSQVRDVVAALDPEVPSYVSVFAGRIADTGRDPVPLMAAAVELLKINPLAELIWASPRELLNIFQADQVGCQVITVTNDILKKLSLVGYDLDEFSLDTVKMFYRDAVDAEFKL
- a CDS encoding SIS domain-containing protein produces the protein MSYAQQHLNEAVEIIQKIDADAIEKVADLLAVVKIDGGRIFFLGVGGSAGNCSHAVNDFRKIVGIESYAPTDNVSELTARTNDEGWATIFVEWLKISKLTAKDALFILSVGGGNLEKNISPNLVEALKYAKSVGAKVTGVVGRDGGYTGQVADACVIVPTVNIDNITPHSEAFQAVVWHLLVSHPKLKANQTKWESAVK
- a CDS encoding nucleotidyltransferase family protein, which codes for MLPVAILAGGLATRLRPITETIPKALVDVAGEPFIIRQLRYLRAQGLQRIVLCIGYLGEMIQAIVGDGSKFGLDITYSPDGPVLLGTGGALKQALPLLGERFFVLYGDSFLPVAFAPIEQAFFASNKTALMTVLENGDRWDKSNVLYREGELVEYNKHAPKPDMAYIDYGLGVLAGKVLDSYPDGQAFDLAEVYHALSLDGQLAGYEVHERFYEIGSHNGLKETETYFLEKGEA
- a CDS encoding GHMP family kinase ATP-binding protein; this translates as MIIARSPLRITLGGGGTDLPSYYRDHEGFLVSAAIDKYVYVNVMRPFTEGVYLKYSQLEHVEQISDVKHPIIREALHMLGFKTPQVEITTLADIPAGTGLGSSGSFTTALLKALYTHRKRHLHQEELAELACHIEIDRLGEPIGKQDQYIAAVGGVTCFTFHKDDKVTAVPLGINMDTMFDLEDNLLLFFTGFSRSASGILKDQQVRSQKNDSDMLNNLHYVKDLGYRSKEALESGNTGLFGELMHEHWEHKKRRSGGMSNPKIDDWYDLGMKNGAVGGKLVGAGGGGFLMFLAHDRNKLRHAMAGAGLEEVRFRFDFEGAKVVMSS